GTGCTTCTGGCCGCGATTGGGAGCCCTCGTTTCGACAGCTTGCCCCGGGAGAAACGACCGGAAACGGGACTGCTTGGTCTTCGATCAGGCCTCGAGCTGTTCGCCAATCTGAGGCCGGTGAAGATCGTCCCGGCTTTGATTGGTGCCAGCAGCCTCAAGCAGGAGGTGATTGAAGGGGTCGATCTGATGGTGGTTCGCGAGCTCACAGGTGGCATTTATTTCGGTCAACCGAAGGGTCGGATTGAAGCCGATGGGGATGAACGAGGGTTCAACACGATGACCTACTCCGCCTCAGAGGTGGATCGCATTGCCAAGGTGGCTTTTGAGATCGCTGGAGAAAGAAACAATCGCCTTTGTTCCGTGGATAAAGCCAATGTTCTGGATGTGAGCCAGCTTTGGCGGGACCGCGTTGATGCGATGGCGCCTCGTTATGGCGAGGTGGATGTCAGCCACATGTACGTGGACAATGCGGCGATGCAGCTGGTGCGTGACCCCCGCCAGTTCGACGTGCTGCTGACGGGCAACTTGTTTGGCGACATCCTCAGCGATGAGGCTGCGATGCTTACGGGGTCGATTGGAATGTTGCCCTCCGCCTCCCTCGGTAGCGATGGTCCTGGCTTGTTTGAGCCCGTGCATGGCTCTGCTCCAGACATCGCCGGTCAAGACAAGGCCAACCCCATGGCCATGGTGCTCTCCGCCGCGATGATGCTGCGCATTGGTTTGAAGCAGAGTTCTGCCGCAGACGACCTTGAAAGGGCCGTTGATGCCGTTCTCGCCTCCGGATTCCGAACCGGCGATTTGATGTCGGAAGGCTGTACTCCGCTGGGATGTCAGGCCATGGGCGAGCAATTGCTTAAGGCTCTTTGAAATCTGGAGTGGTGATTTTGGGCTTTGATCTGGCAAGATCGCCGGACCATTAACCCTTGCGTCGATGTCGAAGCGTCACCCGGTAGTAGCTGTCACCGGTTCCTCTGGAGCTGGAACCAGCACGGTCAAGCGCGCCTTCGAGCACATCTTCGCGCGTGAAGGCATTACCCCTGCAGTGGTGGAAGGCGATAGCTACCACCGCTATGAGCGCATGCCGATGAAGCAGGCGATGGCTGATGCGCTTTCTGCAGGGCAGAACTTCTCCCACTTCGGTCCTGAAGCGAACCTGTTCGACAAACTTGCTGAACTGTTCCGCACCTATGGCGAAACGGGTGCTGGTCAGAAGCGTTACTACCTGCACAGCCCAGAAGAGGCGGCTGAACACAACGCTCGCTTGGGTGTGAACCTCGACCCAGGTCAGTTCACGCCTTGGGAAGATATCCCTTCAGGCACCGACGTTCTCTTCTACGAAGGCCTGCACGGCGGTGTTCAGGGTGAGGGTTACGACGTCGCCGGTCTTGCCGATCTGCTTGTCGGTGTGGTGCCGATCACCAACCTTGAGTGGATCCAAAAAATTCACCGCGATAACGCAGAGCGTGGTTATTCCGCTGAAGCGATTGTGGATACGATCTTGCGGCGGATGCCTGATTACATCAATCACATCTGCCCGCAGTTCAGTCAGACCGACATCAACTTCCAGCGGGTTCCAACGATTGACACCTCGAACCCATTCATCTGCCGGAATATCCCGACACCCGATGAAAGCTTCGTGATCATCCACTTCCGCAAGGGAGCTCGCGAAAAGTGGGGGATCGATTTCGGCTACCTATTGAGAATGATCCACGATTCCTTCATGTCCAGCCCCACCAGCATTGTTGTGAACGGCGGCAAGATGGGCTTCGCAATGGAACTCATCCTTACTCCGATCATTCATCGCATGATCGAAGAGAAAAAGAATCTCAGCTGAAATAAGGCGATCCAATCACATTTGGATTGAACTTTGATCTCTACAATGGGCCCATCTGATTGATCAGGTGGGCTTTTTCTTTGTCATCGCCCTCCTTTGAAATTCGCGGTGCTGTTGGAACACCAACCTCCCCACGTTGGGATCGTGTTGATAGCCGAGCCTTGATTGCTCTGGCACGAACCATCTATTTCAACTACCTCTCCGCCACGCCCTCCGGGTTGGAACCTGTTGGTGCGGTGGTTGATCTGCAGCATGGAGAGGGTCGTGTGGCGTTTGATCTCCCGGTGCTCTTACCCGAGGAGGAGTTCGTTGGCATCGAGTTGATTCGTGGTCGCAGTCCACGAGGGCGGAACCGATGCAAGGGCTAGTTCTTGCCCTGTTTGGGGCGTGTGTAGGCAGTTTCACCAATGTGGTTGCGTGGCGTCTTCCCCGCCAAGAGTCGGTTGTTGTTCCAGGCAGCCATTGCCCCCGTTGTGGCCATGCCGTGCGTTGGCACGACAACCTGCCGATTTTTGGATGGTTGTTGCTGCTGGGGCGGTGTCGTGATTGTCGTTCGCCCATCAGTGTCCGCTACCCCGTTGTTGAGGCTCTCAGTGCTGGGTTATGGCTCAGTGCGGCCTATGTGCAGCCCAGTGGGGGAGGTGGCTTGCCCCCAGCAATGTTGCCCTGGGCAGGGCTGCCATTGATTGCGCTGCTGCTCCCCCTTGTTTTGATCGATTTCGATCACATGTGGTTGCCCGAACCCCTTTGTCGCTGGGGTGTGTTGGTGGGGTTGTCCATCAGTACCACCGCTTGACTACCCGTGTTCGTCGACCACCTGATCGCCACGGTGCTAGCCCTTCTGGCCTTGGAGTCGCTTAGTGCTCTTGCTGAGCGGTTGGTGGGGAAGCCGGCGCTTGGGCTGGGAGACGCCAAACTTGCCGCCATGGGAGGGGCCTGGCTTGGTCTCTGGGGCATTGCCCTGGCGATGGGCCTGGCGGTGTTCGCTGGTGCTGTCGTTGGCGGCGTGGCTCGGATCACCGGACGCCTGGCTCCGCAACAACCTTTTCCGTTCGGCCCATTCATTGCCCTGGGCATTTGGCTGGTGTGGTTAATGGGGCCTTTTTGGTGGTGGGAGCAATGGCAGGCGGCTCTTACGCCATGGCTGGGTCTTTAATGGAACGAACCGACCGGTTCG
The DNA window shown above is from Synechococcus sp. CC9902 and carries:
- a CDS encoding phosphoribulokinase, whose amino-acid sequence is MSKRHPVVAVTGSSGAGTSTVKRAFEHIFAREGITPAVVEGDSYHRYERMPMKQAMADALSAGQNFSHFGPEANLFDKLAELFRTYGETGAGQKRYYLHSPEEAAEHNARLGVNLDPGQFTPWEDIPSGTDVLFYEGLHGGVQGEGYDVAGLADLLVGVVPITNLEWIQKIHRDNAERGYSAEAIVDTILRRMPDYINHICPQFSQTDINFQRVPTIDTSNPFICRNIPTPDESFVIIHFRKGAREKWGIDFGYLLRMIHDSFMSSPTSIVVNGGKMGFAMELILTPIIHRMIEEKKNLS
- the leuB gene encoding 3-isopropylmalate dehydrogenase; this encodes MAQYRVVLLPGDGIGPEITAVARQLLDVVAQRHGFQLMFEEQPIGGSAIDATGEPLPASTLTACRSADAVLLAAIGSPRFDSLPREKRPETGLLGLRSGLELFANLRPVKIVPALIGASSLKQEVIEGVDLMVVRELTGGIYFGQPKGRIEADGDERGFNTMTYSASEVDRIAKVAFEIAGERNNRLCSVDKANVLDVSQLWRDRVDAMAPRYGEVDVSHMYVDNAAMQLVRDPRQFDVLLTGNLFGDILSDEAAMLTGSIGMLPSASLGSDGPGLFEPVHGSAPDIAGQDKANPMAMVLSAAMMLRIGLKQSSAADDLERAVDAVLASGFRTGDLMSEGCTPLGCQAMGEQLLKAL